Proteins from a genomic interval of Gaiellales bacterium:
- a CDS encoding pyridoxal-phosphate dependent enzyme, which produces MISLDDVRGAAAGLDGVAHRTPVLTSRTLDELTGSAVHCKAECFQRGGAFKFRGAYTMISRLPEAERACGVAAFSSGNHAQAVAIAAGLTGAPAVILMPSDAPRVKVEATRGYAAEVIAYDRYTEDRERLGAELAERRGLVLVPPYEHSDVMSGQGTAALELLEDVPDLDALLVPVGGGGLIAGCATAAKALRPGISVIGVEPEAGDDTRRSLAAGERIRIGVPRTIADGQQAEIPGSLTFEVNRRLVDAVEVVSDAEIVDAMRFAFDRMKTVLEPSGASALAALLAGRVRLPGARVGIVLSGGNVGADRFADLIRGAPGTAPAMPGARSVS; this is translated from the coding sequence GTGATCTCGCTCGACGACGTGCGCGGTGCTGCGGCGGGGCTCGACGGCGTCGCGCACCGCACTCCCGTCCTCACCTCGCGGACGCTGGACGAGCTGACGGGGTCGGCGGTGCATTGCAAGGCGGAATGCTTCCAGCGCGGCGGCGCCTTCAAGTTCCGCGGCGCCTACACGATGATCTCTCGGCTGCCCGAAGCGGAGCGGGCTTGCGGCGTCGCGGCCTTCTCCTCCGGCAACCATGCCCAGGCCGTCGCCATCGCGGCGGGGCTGACCGGCGCTCCGGCCGTGATCCTGATGCCGTCCGACGCGCCGCGCGTGAAGGTGGAGGCGACCCGCGGGTACGCCGCCGAGGTGATCGCGTACGACCGGTACACCGAGGATCGCGAGCGCCTCGGGGCCGAGCTTGCCGAGCGGCGCGGGCTCGTGCTGGTGCCCCCCTACGAGCACAGCGACGTCATGAGCGGGCAGGGCACCGCCGCGCTGGAGCTGCTCGAGGACGTCCCGGATCTCGACGCCCTGCTCGTGCCGGTCGGGGGCGGCGGCCTGATCGCGGGCTGTGCGACCGCCGCGAAGGCCCTGCGCCCCGGCATCTCGGTGATCGGCGTCGAGCCGGAGGCGGGCGACGACACGCGCCGCTCGCTCGCCGCCGGCGAGCGCATCCGCATCGGCGTGCCGCGGACGATCGCCGACGGGCAGCAGGCCGAGATTCCGGGCAGCCTGACGTTCGAGGTGAACCGCCGGTTGGTGGACGCGGTCGAGGTCGTCTCGGATGCGGAGATCGTGGACGCCATGCGGTTCGCCTTCGACCGCATGAAGACGGTGCTCGAGCCGAGCGGTGCGAGCGCGCTGGCGGCGCTGCTGGCCGGGCGCGTGCGGCTGCCCGGCGCGCGCGTCGGCATCGTCCTCTCCGGCGGCAACGTCGGTGCCGACCGCTTCGCGGACCTGATCCGCGGGGCGCCGGGCACCGCGCCTGCGATGCCCGGCGCGCGCTCGGTCAGCTGA
- a CDS encoding putative glycoside hydrolase, producing the protein MRTRAPRRVMGLLAAATVLVSAVPAQATPLFTASQVLAPTASGINQGLSMQMYGGRIPDLATAQRIAVSHTTISLGPAQLNGYGAAMKQANPNLRIFLYLNGMYAGKSQGGTFPSSWYMRAKDGSRIQSAGYGNYLMDPRSTVPYTSGGETYAGWADWVAHRCQSQLTAAGPGAADGCFVDMLGSAPLNASYNVGGAVPAADASGTPFTATAWYDEITGPIGDRVERFTGHPVIANGIGSGRRYFGTGFGPSRLLFDFATAGDAEVWLRSPAQALTSFPTDAGWRYEVQMLSDSSTLDRGVNATVKTWTAGTAAQLEQWRRFSLGSFLIGNQGHATFEFSPTKTQVAWSDDSALYHLALGTPTETYASVAGYLHGGVYTRTFTNGEVLVNTGTAPIAVTLPGTYLTVDRQAVTQITVPAHDAAMLTIS; encoded by the coding sequence GTCATGGGCCTGCTCGCGGCCGCCACCGTGCTGGTCTCGGCGGTGCCCGCACAGGCGACACCGCTCTTCACCGCCAGTCAGGTGCTGGCACCGACTGCGAGCGGCATCAACCAGGGTCTGTCGATGCAGATGTACGGGGGCCGCATCCCGGACCTTGCGACGGCACAGCGGATCGCCGTCTCGCACACCACCATCTCGCTGGGGCCGGCACAGCTGAACGGCTACGGCGCCGCGATGAAGCAGGCGAACCCGAACCTGCGCATCTTCCTGTACCTGAACGGCATGTACGCCGGGAAATCGCAGGGTGGCACGTTCCCGAGCAGTTGGTACATGCGCGCCAAGGACGGGAGCAGGATCCAGTCCGCCGGATACGGCAACTACCTGATGGACCCGCGGTCGACGGTGCCCTACACCAGCGGCGGTGAGACCTACGCAGGCTGGGCCGACTGGGTCGCCCACCGGTGTCAGTCCCAGCTGACGGCCGCGGGCCCCGGAGCGGCGGACGGCTGCTTCGTCGACATGCTGGGGTCGGCGCCGCTCAACGCCTCGTACAACGTCGGCGGCGCCGTTCCGGCGGCCGACGCTTCGGGAACGCCGTTCACCGCCACCGCATGGTACGACGAGATCACAGGGCCGATCGGCGACCGGGTCGAGCGGTTCACCGGCCACCCGGTGATCGCAAACGGCATCGGAAGCGGCCGGCGGTACTTCGGCACCGGCTTCGGGCCGAGCCGGCTCTTGTTCGACTTCGCCACGGCCGGCGACGCGGAGGTGTGGCTGCGCTCGCCGGCACAGGCGCTCACCTCGTTCCCGACCGACGCCGGCTGGAGGTACGAGGTGCAGATGCTGAGCGACTCGAGCACGCTCGATCGCGGGGTGAACGCGACGGTCAAGACGTGGACCGCGGGAACGGCCGCGCAGCTCGAGCAGTGGCGGCGGTTCAGCCTCGGGTCGTTCCTGATCGGGAACCAGGGGCACGCCACCTTCGAGTTCTCGCCCACCAAGACGCAGGTCGCCTGGTCGGACGACTCGGCGCTGTACCACCTGGCGCTCGGCACGCCGACCGAGACGTACGCATCCGTCGCGGGCTACCTGCACGGCGGCGTCTACACGCGAACGTTCACGAACGGCGAGGTGCTGGTGAACACCGGCACGGCGCCCATCGCCGTGACGCTCCCCGGCACGTACCTGACCGTCGACCGCCAGGCGGTCACGCAGATCACCGTGCCGGCGCACGACGCCGCGATGCTCACGATCAGCTGA